AATGTTGCTGATAACGGGGGCGAAAAATCAGGAAACGCTTCTTGCTGTTCCGGGAATTATCCCGCTTCTTCTTTTTTTAGTCTATATCATCATACAGATCATTCCGCTGCCTCCCGCAGTGGTCAAATTCTTTTCACCTGCCGCCTACAACCTGCATTCAGCAGCCATCGCGTTATCGGCCCCGGATGCTTGGATGACGTTTTCCATTCATCCCGCGAATACCCTGAAGGAATTTTTCAGATGGGCGACCTATGCTGCGTTTTATGTGCTGACCATTCAGCTCTTAAGGCGCCATGATCGGATCAAGAAAACGGTGGTCGCCGTAACGATTTTCGGCGCCCTGCTATCCTTCTCATCCATTCTTCAATTCTATCTGACGGATGATATGGCGCTTTGGTTTCGGCATGTCCCCAAAAATTCTTTGATTGTCGGACCCTATATCTGCCATAACCACTATGCCGGACTGATGGAGATGATTTTCCCGGTTGTACTGGCCCTGTTTTTTTTTCACAGACCCAGAGCGAGAAGTACCTCCCTTCTAAAGGGGGTCGTTGAAATTCTAAGCCAGGAGAAGGCCAATATTCATATTTTAATCGGCATGGCCGCCCTTTTAATCGCGACCTCCGTCTTCGTCAGTCTTTCCAGGGGCGGCATGCTCAGTTTGTGCCTTTCCCTCGTTTTTTTCACTTATCTTCTTTTAAAAAGAAAGATAAGCCGATCGAATACGATTCTGATCACCGCTATCATTGTGTTGACTGCGTTGTCCGTGGGATGGTTCGGCTGGGGCAAAATTTTTGAGCGATTTGCGAGTCTCAAAAAGGTGGATGGCACTATCTATGAGGCGCGACTGGATTTTTGGAAAGATACGGTTAAGATAGTCAAAGATTTTCCTGTTACCGGAACGGGGATGGGAACATATGGTGATATATACCCTTCCTATCAAAGTGGTTTCGGAAATCTTACGGTTGATCATGCGCATAATGATTATCTGGAGCTGGCCGCAGAGGGAGGGGGTATCGGTTTTGTTCTTGCAGCGGCTTTTATCATCGTTTTTTTTGTAAAAACTTACCGGACGTTTCTGACGCGAGGTGACGCCTATTCCCTATATATTTCCATGGGAAGTATGACGGGTGTTATTGCCTTGCTTATTCACGCGCTCACGGATTTCAATTTTTATGTGGGCGCCAACGGGTTATGGTTTTTCTTTTTGGCGGGGCTTGCCGTATCGGCTTCCAATACAACGATGCGGGATGGCGCAAGGTCCTCTCGCTTAGAGCCTGTTCGGTCACAAAGGGTAAAAATCGCATCCGTTATCGTGATCTGCGTCATGATGGTTGCCGTAACGGTTTACCATATGGCTGTGTTGACCGGAAACTTTTATTTTTCACATATCAGCCATTATCGCGCAGGCGCAAAAACCCAGAAAGAGGATCTGCAAAAAATCAAGCGGATCGTCGAATATGCATCCATTTTTAATCCCTTAAATAGTGTCTATTCCTTTGCAAGCGCCAATGCCTCTCTGTTTTTAAATGATGAGATTTCGGCGATGCGGGATTTCAAAAAAGCGATTCGCCTCAATCCCGCCAATAGTGGTTACCTGAAGAGATTGGGTGATATTTTTGCCAAAAAAGGAGCGCGTGATCTTGCTGAAAAACTTCTTTTTGCAAGTGTGGTTAGGGATATCAGCAATGCCGACAATGCGCTGGAATATGGCGCCTGGCTTCTTGCCAACAACAAGACAGCACTCGGGCTGGCTTATGTTAAGCGAGCGGTTGAAATCGAAAAGAGAAAGATCGACAGTGCGCTTACGACCATGGCCATTTACAATGTAAGTGACGAGGATATGCTGGAAGCCGTTCCAAAAATCCCCGGGGCGGTGATGGCATATGCTGATTTCCTATATGGTTCCGGAAAGCGACAAGAAGCGGAAAACCAATATCTGGCGGCGTTATCCTTTATCGAAAAGCAGGAAACAATCAGTCGATGGGAATTTTACAGGGTTTATGACTTCTTTAAGAAGAGGGGCAACGATAAAGACGCATTGAAGGTGATGAAAAGGGCTTCCGAAGTTCTACCGCGTGACGCGGGGATAAGAATTTCGCTGGGCGATTTATATCAGAATATGGGAATTACCTATAGAGCGCAGGAAGAATATCAGCAGGCCGTTTTTATTGATCCCGACAATCA
This Desulfobacterales bacterium DNA region includes the following protein-coding sequences:
- a CDS encoding O-antigen ligase family protein, whose amino-acid sequence is MEILTFFALAMLLITGAKNQETLLAVPGIIPLLLFLVYIIIQIIPLPPAVVKFFSPAAYNLHSAAIALSAPDAWMTFSIHPANTLKEFFRWATYAAFYVLTIQLLRRHDRIKKTVVAVTIFGALLSFSSILQFYLTDDMALWFRHVPKNSLIVGPYICHNHYAGLMEMIFPVVLALFFFHRPRARSTSLLKGVVEILSQEKANIHILIGMAALLIATSVFVSLSRGGMLSLCLSLVFFTYLLLKRKISRSNTILITAIIVLTALSVGWFGWGKIFERFASLKKVDGTIYEARLDFWKDTVKIVKDFPVTGTGMGTYGDIYPSYQSGFGNLTVDHAHNDYLELAAEGGGIGFVLAAAFIIVFFVKTYRTFLTRGDAYSLYISMGSMTGVIALLIHALTDFNFYVGANGLWFFFLAGLAVSASNTTMRDGARSSRLEPVRSQRVKIASVIVICVMMVAVTVYHMAVLTGNFYFSHISHYRAGAKTQKEDLQKIKRIVEYASIFNPLNSVYSFASANASLFLNDEISAMRDFKKAIRLNPANSGYLKRLGDIFAKKGARDLAEKLLFASVVRDISNADNALEYGAWLLANNKTALGLAYVKRAVEIEKRKIDSALTTMAIYNVSDEDMLEAVPKIPGAVMAYADFLYGSGKRQEAENQYLAALSFIEKQETISRWEFYRVYDFFKKRGNDKDALKVMKRASEVLPRDAGIRISLGDLYQNMGITYRAQEEYQQAVFIDPDNQTAKRRLKALKPVNP